TCACGTCGTCGACCTTGTCGCCGTCCACGTCCGCGAGCGTCAGGTTGCCGATCCGGTAGTCGAGCTTGTACAGCTCCAGGGGCAGGAAGCCGAAATAGTCGGCCAGGCGGGCCTTGCCGGCCGGCTTGGGCTCGTCGTCCCCCGCTCCGGCGCGTCCCGCGCCCGCCGCGGCCCCGAGGCAGGCCCACATCAGAACGAACCCGCGAATCCCTGGCGGCTTGATCATCAAAGCGGTTCCCGACGTGCGGCGATTGGAGGCCGGACGGCCGACGCTTTCGGCCGTTCCCCGCCCCCAGACTACGACCCCCGGCCGAGATCGACAAGTGGAGGACTTTTCGGGACGGGGAAACCGTGACGCGCCCCGCCCCGCGCGGGATCGACCCCCGTCCGGGGGCGAATAGGCTCAAGCCGGGCCGCCGATCGGGCCGAAGATCTCCACGTTCGGACTTTGACGATTCTTCCGTCCTTGCCACGGCGGCCCGCCCATGAACGATCGCCCCAGGAAAAGCCGAGCGACGCCGGGTCTCCGGCCCGCGACGAGGATCCTCGTCGCGGCGGCCGCGCTTTTCGCCCGGGGCCTCGCCGCGGCCGCCCAGGAGCCGCCCCGCCCGGTCGTCGCCCTGCCCCCGCCGCCGCGGGTCGAGGCGGCCGTCCCCGAGGTCGACGCCCTGCCGCCCCCGGCCGACGCGAAGGCCCCGGTCCTCTCGGGGGACGGCTCGCCGTCGGGGACGATCGAGATCAAGGTCGGCCACGGGCGGTTCCTGACGTTCCCTGAGGACATCGCCCAGCCGAACAAGGCCGTCCCCTTCCTCGCCGTGGGCGACCCGACCGTGGCCGACTTCTTCCAGGTCGGCCCCCGACGGATCCGGCTGATGGGCAAGCGTCTAGGGACCACCGACCTGACGATCGCCACGGCGTCGGGGCGGACGTTCGAATACGAATTGCGGGTCGTCCCGGACCTGGCCGCGCTGGGGGTGGAGCTGCAGCGGCTCTTCCCCGACGCCCGCCTCACCCTGTCGCCGCTGCGCGACAAGGTCGTCGTCGAGGGCCAGGCCCGCGACGCCAGCCAGGTCGCACGCATCATCTCGACGATCGACGGCTACATCCGCAACGTGCAGCGGGTCTCGATCCTCGGGCAGGTGGGCGACGCCCTGAACGTGATGGAAGGCCGCGATCCCAACGCCCCGGAGGAGGCCGCCAACCCCGACGGCTCGCCGTCCGCCCCCCCGCAACAGGGCGGCTCCCCCGGTTTCTCCGGCGAACTCGCGGGGGCCGGCGGGGGCCTGCTCGGCAGCATGGGGCCCGCGGCGGCCGGCATGGGAGGCATGGGCGGCGCCATCATGCCCCCCTCCACGCCGGGGTCGATGACGGCCAATCAGATCGCCGCGAACCAGGTCCAGGTCATCAACCTGATCCACGTGCCGACCTCGCAGCAGGTGCTGCTGAAGGTCCGGGTGGCCGAGCTGAACCGCACGGCCTTCCGCCAGATCGGGGCCGACTTCCTGGCCTCGATCCCCCAGTTCGCCAGCCTGTTCGGCACCCAGATCGGCGGCTCCACGTTCGTCCCCGGCCAGATCGGCCGGACGACGTTCAACCCGATCCTCCCGCCCGACGCGCGGGACATGACCCTGGGGACGGGGACGACCCTCTTCGGGACGTTCTCCGACGCCCGGTTCAACGCGGTCCTCCAGGCGCTGAGGCGGAACAACCT
The DNA window shown above is from Paludisphaera mucosa and carries:
- a CDS encoding type II and III secretion system protein family protein, with amino-acid sequence MNDRPRKSRATPGLRPATRILVAAAALFARGLAAAAQEPPRPVVALPPPPRVEAAVPEVDALPPPADAKAPVLSGDGSPSGTIEIKVGHGRFLTFPEDIAQPNKAVPFLAVGDPTVADFFQVGPRRIRLMGKRLGTTDLTIATASGRTFEYELRVVPDLAALGVELQRLFPDARLTLSPLRDKVVVEGQARDASQVARIISTIDGYIRNVQRVSILGQVGDALNVMEGRDPNAPEEAANPDGSPSAPPQQGGSPGFSGELAGAGGGLLGSMGPAAAGMGGMGGAIMPPSTPGSMTANQIAANQVQVINLIHVPTSQQVLLKVRVAELNRTAFRQIGADFLASIPQFASLFGTQIGGSTFVPGQIGRTTFNPILPPDARDMTLGTGTTLFGTFSDARFNAVLQALRRNNLLKILAEPNLVTLNGHQANFLAGGQFPVPVNSGLGGGVGGGNVQVEFKDFGVRLAFLPIIEDGETIRLTVDPEVSSIDFSLGTTLVPGGSPVPGLNIRRSHTTVELRQGETLAIAGLMQLALDGQTQRIPGLGDLPYIGAFFSNTTSNRIEKELVVLVTPYLVEPMRPGQVPPTPGDEVDQPNDLEFFLMNRIEGRTGVDARATTMYDDPLHLVRPALVERKYLIGPVGYSK